A part of Mucilaginibacter defluvii genomic DNA contains:
- a CDS encoding SRPBCC domain-containing protein codes for MTQTTNQSLVLRRTLNAPIRMVFNAWTDREALAQWWGPQGSTVTVKEFNLTPGGLFHYHLNSQHGEMWGLFKFSEINEPDKLVFVSSFSDEDGNLTRGPFFPNWPLEVLNVLTLEESEGKTLLTLTAAPINATDDETKVFTDLHQSMQQGYAGTFVQLENYLSKQ; via the coding sequence ATGACACAAACTACAAATCAGTCACTTGTTTTAAGGCGTACACTTAACGCGCCTATCCGGATGGTGTTCAATGCCTGGACAGACCGGGAAGCACTCGCCCAATGGTGGGGGCCACAAGGTTCAACCGTAACCGTTAAGGAATTTAACCTTACGCCGGGCGGCTTGTTCCATTACCATTTAAATTCGCAGCATGGCGAGATGTGGGGATTGTTCAAATTCAGTGAGATAAACGAACCAGACAAACTGGTGTTTGTAAGCTCATTTTCTGACGAGGACGGCAATCTTACCCGCGGCCCTTTTTTCCCTAACTGGCCATTAGAAGTGCTGAATGTGCTCACCCTTGAGGAATCGGAAGGCAAAACCTTACTTACCTTAACCGCCGCGCCCATTAACGCTACTGATGATGAAACAAAAGTGTTTACCGATCTGCATCAATCCATGCAGCAAGGTTATGCGGGCACATTTGTTCAACTGGAAAATTATCTCTCAAAACAATAG
- a CDS encoding metalloregulator ArsR/SmtB family transcription factor — MDARRDVFQAIADPTRRAILGMVANQPQNVNALAEKFDVSRQAVSLHVKILHECGLLTIRQKGRERYCEGRFDKLSEVAEWIEQYRKFWNSRLDSLEQYLNQIQTKTDKP, encoded by the coding sequence ATGGATGCCAGACGTGATGTTTTCCAGGCCATTGCCGACCCTACCCGCCGTGCCATTTTAGGCATGGTAGCTAATCAACCCCAAAATGTAAACGCCCTTGCCGAAAAGTTTGACGTAAGCAGGCAGGCGGTATCATTACATGTTAAAATACTGCACGAGTGCGGCTTGCTTACCATAAGGCAAAAGGGACGCGAACGTTACTGCGAGGGCCGGTTTGATAAGTTAAGCGAAGTGGCCGAATGGATAGAGCAATACCGTAAATTCTGGAATAGCAGGCTTGATTCGCTCGAACAATATCTTAACCAAATACAAACTAAAACCGATAAACCATGA